One window of the Agrobacterium larrymoorei genome contains the following:
- a CDS encoding PmeII family type II restriction endonuclease, whose product MKDNIIEGVQTWTTWWISQRQKKIRDTVNQTMEINPFLAPLIWNLHGFSSGSELAEFLIGGHFYIGHGTGFGKFIDEKVLPEVFKTKKLSRKSRSLMNMTHSAYDNIDHVVEKGGKRYLLSLKAGKWTIQLGQAVNLNASLNEICKLRASDSTLFEKIIVGTFYGRSEGLTDKYRIIRGINTGQNHDVVDITDNVEVISGREFWAWLGDDYDTQDWIIEGIVRATKASAGIERKAAEDTEKIERNITKVFATIQDPHSVDDWKKFASAIND is encoded by the coding sequence ATGAAAGACAATATTATAGAGGGTGTTCAGACGTGGACTACCTGGTGGATATCTCAACGGCAAAAGAAAATTCGCGACACCGTTAATCAAACCATGGAAATCAACCCGTTTCTGGCTCCGTTGATCTGGAATCTCCATGGTTTCAGCAGCGGCAGTGAGCTTGCCGAATTCCTCATTGGAGGCCACTTTTACATTGGGCACGGAACAGGCTTCGGAAAATTCATTGACGAAAAAGTTCTGCCTGAAGTCTTTAAGACTAAGAAGCTATCGCGCAAATCTCGGTCACTAATGAATATGACCCATAGCGCCTATGACAATATTGACCACGTAGTCGAAAAAGGCGGGAAACGTTATTTACTTTCTTTGAAAGCAGGGAAATGGACTATTCAGCTTGGTCAGGCGGTAAACCTCAACGCGTCGCTAAATGAAATCTGCAAGCTAAGAGCAAGCGACTCCACCTTATTTGAAAAGATCATAGTCGGGACGTTTTATGGTCGCAGCGAGGGGCTAACCGATAAATACAGGATCATTCGGGGAATCAACACCGGACAGAACCACGATGTTGTCGATATAACAGATAACGTCGAAGTTATCTCGGGTCGAGAATTCTGGGCTTGGCTAGGCGACGACTACGATACCCAGGACTGGATCATCGAAGGTATCGTTCGAGCGACCAAGGCATCCGCAGGTATCGAAAGAAAAGCTGCTGAAGACACAGAAAAGATCGAGCGCAATATCACGAAAGTGTTTGCCACAATTCAAGACCCTCATTCGGTGGATGATTGGAAGAAATTCGCATCAGCGATTAACGACTAA